A genomic window from Streptomyces sp. NBC_00234 includes:
- a CDS encoding class I SAM-dependent methyltransferase, with protein MTQAHAHAPHHGRHDAQHGHHQEHDDGQAEMLDLDAEVLAEHIAAITEWLPLKAGPRRIVDLASGTGAGTFALLDRFPEAHVVAVDASPGHLQRLREKACARGVADRVRTVQADLDDATWPDLGTPDLVWASASMHHMADPDHALRTVHDLLAPGGLFAVVELAGFPRFLPENAPEDRPGLEERCHAATDRFHAEHVPHRGADWGPMLSAAGFTVDGELGVAVDIEGSRHESIGRYALGALQRIRGTAAEELSAEDLAALDRLLDTSSPHSILRRDDLAVRTERTVWAARRN; from the coding sequence ATGACCCAAGCGCACGCGCACGCCCCCCACCACGGCCGTCACGACGCACAGCACGGCCACCACCAGGAGCACGACGACGGTCAGGCGGAGATGCTCGACCTGGACGCGGAAGTCCTCGCCGAGCACATCGCCGCCATCACCGAGTGGCTGCCTCTGAAGGCCGGTCCGCGTCGGATCGTGGATCTGGCCTCAGGAACGGGAGCGGGCACCTTCGCGCTCCTCGACCGTTTCCCGGAGGCGCACGTCGTAGCCGTCGACGCCTCGCCCGGGCATCTGCAGCGGCTGCGCGAGAAGGCGTGCGCCCGCGGTGTGGCCGACCGGGTACGCACCGTACAGGCCGATCTCGACGACGCCACCTGGCCCGATCTCGGTACGCCCGACCTCGTCTGGGCGTCGGCCTCCATGCACCACATGGCCGATCCCGACCACGCCCTCCGTACCGTCCACGACCTGCTCGCGCCCGGCGGCCTGTTCGCCGTCGTCGAGCTGGCCGGCTTCCCCCGCTTCCTGCCCGAGAACGCCCCCGAGGACCGGCCCGGACTGGAAGAGCGCTGCCACGCCGCGACCGACCGCTTCCACGCGGAGCACGTGCCCCACCGCGGCGCCGACTGGGGACCCATGCTGAGCGCCGCCGGATTCACCGTCGATGGCGAACTCGGGGTCGCGGTCGACATTGAGGGGTCCCGCCACGAGTCGATAGGCCGCTACGCCCTGGGGGCACTGCAGCGCATCCGCGGCACCGCCGCCGAGGAGCTCTCGGCGGAAGACCTCGCCGCGCTCGACCGGCTGCTCGACACCAGCAGCCCGCACAGCATCCTGCGCCGCGACGACCTCGCGGTACGCACCGAGCGCACCGTCTGGGCCGCGCGACGCAACTGA